A genomic region of Leptolyngbya sp. CCY15150 contains the following coding sequences:
- a CDS encoding amino acid adenylation domain-containing protein, translating to MVQPITHPLCMLLQTIAERPPTAIALVCGDRQLTYHDLDQRSNQLAHYLHHAHLEPNALVGIYLDRSIEMVVAMLGILKAGLTYVPLDPHYPSDRIHFIAQETQLSIVLTHTDLRDRFPHVPATQLICLDTDWNAIAQESREPLTLELNADYLAYVMYTSGSTGKPKGVKMPRANIVRYITALHQLVPVQTQDIYLHVASFSFSSSVRQLFLPLMAGATVVIATRDQTKNPIHLLHLMRQQRVTIFDGVPSIWRYALQIINESAELRLEASELNLRFLILSGELTPCILLHNLRQFFGDRVQFANVYGQTETIGNTAYLVPSSFDQHQGYVPVGYPYPHNQAYILDEHLHPVSDGEVGELHMAGGCLAHGYMNREDLTAEKFIDQPWAHGPSRLFKTGDLARCSPDGCIELLGRTDFQVKIRGMRVELDEIAATLEQHPTVKAAAIAAHDSPTGDTVVVGYVVPQPSHQSTSRWHQDLRTFVGEHLPDYMVPALFVDLDALPQTPSGKLDRRGLIKPSSLEAQSSADVQADTPIQAIFCKAFHLQRLDLEDTFISLGGHSLLYVQFSIELERHLGYVPSDWESMTIAELDQQPQKRSAFPIIETNILLRALAICGVVANHARLVPLPYVQGGALLLLFIAGLNFARFQSHNLFQGNQKQILTSLLSSLIIPYLILEAFFQVYTQDFSIGSLLMVSNFMGPEVMTMFLQVWFIQVFVQCVVILVLLFSIRKLRETADASPWGFSLSLVGITGVMACVGPHVWDTADLYHRVPHMMLWLFLLGWTAYFTKTKIQRMAVTSIYVLSVLTLRDLIPSEIIWLLMGGTLIIWKKHVVIPKLLILPMQMIGAASYYIYLTHVGFFSLANKVGLESPIIHLGVGVLGGIAFWSGVQLLQTWGSRGISHVQSSTP from the coding sequence ATGGTTCAACCTATCACTCATCCTTTGTGTATGCTGCTGCAAACCATAGCAGAGCGTCCTCCCACTGCGATCGCTTTAGTTTGCGGCGATCGCCAACTGACCTACCATGACCTAGATCAGCGTTCTAACCAGCTAGCCCACTATCTCCACCACGCCCATCTTGAGCCCAATGCCCTCGTTGGCATCTATCTCGATCGCTCCATCGAGATGGTGGTGGCTATGCTCGGTATCCTCAAAGCTGGGTTGACCTATGTTCCCCTAGATCCTCACTATCCAAGCGATCGCATTCACTTCATCGCCCAAGAGACGCAGCTATCGATTGTGTTAACTCACACCGATCTACGCGATCGCTTTCCCCATGTACCTGCCACTCAGTTGATCTGCCTAGACACCGATTGGAATGCGATCGCCCAAGAGAGTCGGGAGCCCCTAACGCTTGAGCTAAATGCCGATTACTTGGCGTATGTCATGTATACCTCTGGCTCTACGGGCAAACCTAAAGGCGTGAAGATGCCCCGGGCCAACATTGTGCGATATATCACCGCACTGCATCAACTTGTTCCAGTGCAGACCCAGGATATCTATTTACACGTTGCCTCGTTCTCTTTTTCATCGTCAGTGCGGCAACTGTTTCTGCCCCTTATGGCAGGTGCCACAGTTGTCATTGCCACCCGTGATCAAACTAAAAATCCGATCCACCTCCTGCACCTGATGCGACAGCAGCGCGTCACTATTTTTGATGGCGTTCCATCCATCTGGCGCTATGCACTGCAAATCATCAACGAATCGGCTGAACTGCGACTGGAAGCGTCTGAACTCAACCTGCGCTTCTTGATCCTCTCAGGAGAGCTAACGCCCTGTATCCTACTGCATAATCTCCGCCAGTTTTTCGGCGATCGCGTTCAGTTTGCTAACGTGTATGGGCAAACAGAAACCATTGGCAATACTGCCTACCTAGTACCGTCTAGTTTTGATCAGCACCAGGGCTATGTACCGGTTGGCTATCCATACCCCCATAACCAAGCCTATATTTTGGATGAGCATCTCCATCCCGTCTCTGATGGCGAGGTGGGCGAACTCCATATGGCAGGTGGATGTTTAGCCCACGGGTACATGAACCGTGAGGATCTCACAGCAGAGAAATTTATTGACCAACCATGGGCCCATGGGCCATCTCGTCTCTTTAAAACTGGAGACCTAGCTCGTTGCTCCCCTGATGGCTGCATAGAACTTTTGGGGCGCACGGACTTTCAGGTCAAAATTCGGGGGATGCGCGTTGAATTAGACGAAATTGCCGCTACCCTAGAGCAGCATCCTACGGTCAAAGCAGCGGCGATCGCTGCCCATGACTCTCCCACGGGTGACACAGTAGTGGTGGGATATGTTGTCCCCCAACCTTCCCATCAATCGACCAGCCGCTGGCATCAAGACCTGCGAACATTTGTAGGCGAGCATCTGCCAGACTATATGGTACCGGCCCTGTTCGTAGACTTGGATGCTCTACCCCAAACCCCATCCGGTAAGCTCGATCGTCGAGGCCTGATCAAACCATCGAGCCTAGAGGCGCAGTCCTCAGCAGATGTTCAAGCTGACACGCCCATTCAGGCTATTTTTTGTAAAGCCTTTCATCTCCAGCGCCTAGATTTAGAAGATACCTTCATTTCCTTGGGAGGGCACTCCCTCCTCTACGTCCAATTTTCCATCGAGCTAGAACGCCATCTGGGTTACGTTCCCTCCGACTGGGAGAGCATGACCATTGCCGAACTTGATCAACAACCCCAGAAGCGTAGCGCATTTCCTATCATTGAAACCAATATCTTGCTGCGGGCTTTAGCCATCTGCGGTGTGGTAGCAAATCATGCTCGCTTGGTTCCATTACCCTATGTTCAGGGAGGAGCGTTGCTGCTGTTGTTTATTGCTGGTCTTAACTTTGCTCGGTTTCAGAGCCATAACTTATTCCAGGGCAACCAGAAGCAGATTCTGACTTCGCTACTCAGCAGCCTGATTATTCCATACCTTATCTTAGAGGCTTTCTTCCAAGTCTATACCCAAGATTTCAGCATTGGTTCCCTCTTGATGGTTAGCAACTTCATGGGGCCGGAGGTGATGACGATGTTTTTGCAGGTATGGTTTATTCAAGTATTTGTGCAGTGTGTAGTAATTTTAGTGCTGCTGTTTAGTATCCGTAAGCTACGGGAGACCGCTGATGCTAGTCCCTGGGGATTTTCCCTATCCCTTGTGGGAATCACTGGGGTTATGGCTTGTGTGGGCCCCCATGTCTGGGATACGGCTGACTTGTACCATCGAGTTCCCCATATGATGCTATGGCTATTTCTTTTGGGCTGGACAGCTTATTTCACCAAGACTAAGATACAGCGTATGGCCGTTACCAGCATCTATGTCTTGTCTGTTTTGACCCTAAGAGATTTGATTCCATCAGAGATCATTTGGTTGTTGATGGGTGGGACATTGATCATCTGGAAAAAGCATGTGGTCATACCAAAGCTATTGATTTTGCCTATGCAAATGATTGGTGCCGCATCATACTACATTTATCTAACCCATGTAGGCTTCTTCAGCCTAGCGAATAAGGTAGGGCTAGAATCTCCAATCATTCACCTCGGTGTCGGTGTCTTGGGTGGTATTGCCTTTTGGTCAGGTGTTCAACTGCTGCAAACCTGGGGCAGTCGAGGCATCAGTCATGTCCAGTCTTCTACGCCCTAG
- a CDS encoding methyltransferase domain-containing protein produces the protein MGLFSAIGLLLGLLVLGIILYLVTARRYQSADSVANAYDQWTEDGILEFYWGEHIHLGHYGSPPRRKDFLTAKIDFVHEMVRWGRLDQLPRGTTLLDVGCGIGGSSRILARDYGFDVTGVTISPQQVNRARQLTPDGITAQFKVDDAMALSFPDASFDVVWSVEAGPHMPDKAVFARELLRVLKPGGVLVVADWNQRDDRRKPLNVWEKPVMRQLLDQWSHPEFASIEGFSEQLMATGLVEGTVDTADWSKQTLPSWLDSIWQGIIRPAGLVKFGPAGFVKSIREVPTLLLMRLAFGTGLCRFGMFRAVRRQVSSPNLGNSVSKTASV, from the coding sequence ATGGGTTTATTTTCTGCGATCGGGTTGCTTCTTGGACTGCTTGTCTTGGGCATTATTCTCTATCTGGTGACGGCTCGCCGCTATCAGTCCGCCGATTCGGTGGCGAATGCCTACGACCAGTGGACAGAAGACGGCATCCTGGAATTTTACTGGGGAGAGCATATCCACTTAGGTCACTACGGATCACCACCCCGCCGCAAGGACTTCCTCACCGCCAAGATCGACTTTGTCCATGAGATGGTGCGTTGGGGGCGGTTGGATCAATTACCTCGCGGCACCACGCTTCTCGATGTGGGGTGCGGGATTGGTGGCAGCAGTCGAATTTTAGCGCGGGACTATGGTTTTGACGTCACCGGGGTCACCATCAGCCCCCAGCAGGTCAACCGTGCTCGTCAACTCACCCCCGACGGCATCACCGCCCAATTTAAGGTCGATGACGCCATGGCGCTGTCGTTTCCTGATGCTAGCTTTGACGTGGTTTGGTCGGTAGAAGCCGGGCCCCACATGCCAGATAAGGCAGTCTTTGCCAGAGAATTACTGCGGGTGCTGAAGCCCGGCGGAGTTCTGGTGGTGGCTGATTGGAACCAGCGGGACGATCGCCGTAAACCGCTTAATGTTTGGGAAAAGCCAGTCATGCGCCAACTGCTCGACCAATGGTCTCATCCAGAATTTGCCAGCATTGAAGGATTCTCAGAGCAGTTGATGGCAACGGGGTTGGTAGAGGGCACGGTGGATACAGCAGACTGGTCGAAACAAACCCTACCCTCCTGGCTAGATTCTATTTGGCAAGGTATCATTCGTCCTGCCGGGCTCGTCAAATTTGGCCCTGCTGGCTTCGTAAAGTCTATCCGCGAGGTGCCCACCCTTTTACTGATGCGATTAGCCTTTGGTACAGGACTTTGTCGATTTGGTATGTTTCGAGCCGTACGACGACAGGTATCCAGTCCAAATCTAGGCAACAGTGTCAGCAAAACTGCTTCGGTTTAG
- a CDS encoding isochorismatase family cysteine hydrolase yields the protein MFHLDAQPYAYPLPGDRSLALVIIDMQRDFLEPGGFGDALGNDVSLLQAIVPKLKTLLDFFRAHHLPVIHTQECHQPDLSDCPPSKRDRGNGTLKIGDQGPMGRILVYGEPGNQIIPELAPQPNEQVITKPGKGAFYNTPLQTYLQQAGITHLLFTGVTTEVCVQTTMREANDRGYTCLMVEDCTESYFPAFKQSTLEMIRAQGGIIGWTATADQVQSGLTPWLEALTVGGAHAG from the coding sequence ATGTTTCATCTTGATGCCCAACCCTATGCCTATCCCCTACCGGGCGATCGCTCCCTAGCCCTGGTGATTATTGACATGCAGCGCGATTTCTTAGAGCCCGGTGGCTTTGGGGATGCCCTAGGCAATGATGTCAGTCTGCTCCAGGCGATTGTACCCAAGCTCAAAACCCTGCTCGACTTCTTTCGCGCCCACCATCTGCCGGTCATTCATACCCAAGAATGCCATCAGCCCGATTTGTCCGACTGTCCTCCCTCCAAGCGCGATCGCGGTAACGGTACGCTGAAAATTGGTGATCAAGGCCCCATGGGACGCATCTTGGTCTACGGTGAACCCGGTAATCAAATTATCCCGGAACTGGCTCCGCAGCCCAACGAACAGGTGATTACTAAGCCTGGGAAAGGTGCTTTCTACAACACACCCCTGCAAACCTACCTACAGCAAGCTGGTATTACCCACCTGCTGTTCACCGGGGTGACCACCGAGGTATGCGTACAAACCACCATGCGTGAAGCGAATGATCGCGGCTATACCTGTCTGATGGTGGAGGATTGCACGGAGAGCTATTTTCCTGCGTTTAAGCAATCGACCCTGGAGATGATCCGGGCCCAGGGGGGCATTATCGGCTGGACAGCAACGGCCGATCAGGTACAGTCTGGTCTAACCCCATGGCTAGAAGCGTTAACAGTCGGAGGTGCTCATGCGGGTTGA
- a CDS encoding ring-opening amidohydrolase, protein MRVDVFKIPQAGPDDVSGLHHLIQSGAIAPQQIVGVLGKTEGNGCVNDFTRGFATQSLKVYLAKYLSPEAIQEIVFVMSGGTEGVISPHLTVFTRQPDDPQRSPRLGLVLGTARTRPFLPREIGTMTMVTTVAAAVQEAIADAGAAAEQIHFVQIKCPLMTASQRSSQAEVVQISSYQSMALSRGASALGVAIALGELSLNDLQEPDIAHNFDLYSGVASTSAGVELQNCEIMVLGNAPCTSAYVIGHSVMDHALDVEAVRQAMAQTGQGSDRMVQILAKAEASPTGQILGRRHTMLDDSDISHTRMARAVVGAAIASVVQDPMIYVSGGSEHQGPPGGGPVAAIACLDE, encoded by the coding sequence ATGCGGGTTGATGTCTTCAAAATTCCCCAGGCTGGGCCAGATGATGTGTCGGGGCTTCATCACCTGATTCAATCGGGAGCGATCGCTCCCCAGCAGATTGTGGGCGTTCTTGGCAAAACCGAGGGTAATGGCTGTGTGAATGATTTCACGCGCGGCTTTGCCACTCAGTCTCTCAAGGTTTATCTAGCCAAATATCTATCTCCTGAGGCGATTCAGGAGATCGTCTTTGTCATGTCTGGCGGTACAGAAGGGGTGATCAGCCCCCATCTAACGGTCTTCACCCGCCAACCGGATGATCCCCAGCGATCGCCCCGTCTTGGCCTTGTATTAGGTACCGCCAGGACCCGTCCCTTTTTGCCCCGGGAGATTGGTACCATGACCATGGTAACCACCGTGGCCGCGGCGGTTCAGGAGGCGATCGCAGACGCCGGTGCCGCTGCAGAGCAGATTCACTTTGTCCAAATCAAATGTCCGTTGATGACCGCCAGCCAACGGTCTAGTCAGGCAGAGGTGGTGCAGATTAGCAGCTATCAATCCATGGCCCTGTCCCGGGGCGCATCGGCATTGGGGGTGGCGATCGCCCTCGGTGAATTGTCCCTCAACGATCTCCAGGAGCCCGATATTGCCCATAACTTTGATCTATATTCTGGGGTAGCCTCAACCTCCGCCGGAGTGGAATTACAGAACTGCGAAATTATGGTGTTGGGCAATGCTCCCTGCACCAGCGCCTACGTCATCGGCCACAGCGTTATGGATCATGCGCTCGATGTGGAGGCGGTTCGCCAAGCCATGGCTCAAACAGGTCAAGGGAGCGATCGCATGGTTCAAATTCTCGCAAAAGCCGAAGCTTCTCCCACGGGACAGATTCTGGGTCGCCGCCATACTATGCTGGATGACTCTGATATCAGCCACACGCGCATGGCCCGCGCTGTTGTTGGGGCAGCGATCGCCTCTGTTGTCCAGGATCCCATGATTTACGTATCTGGCGGCAGTGAACATCAAGGGCCGCCGGGTGGAGGGCCTGTGGCAGCGATCGCCTGTTTAGACGAATAA